A genomic segment from Treponema sp. Marseille-Q3903 encodes:
- a CDS encoding V-type ATP synthase subunit D, which yields MAKIKLTKNELKVQKDALKMFQRYLPTLMLKKQQLQTEIRTIDAKAREVRAARVKLEKEFDQWIAVFGEREAFKPDMVTVKNIKKSIGNIAGVNIPIYEGADFGRGDYDLFETPLWIDMAADRMEKALSLDLEADVLDEQVRLLAKELRTTTQRVNLFEKVKIPETKANIKKITVYLGDEQVAAVVRSKISKKKLQAKSDEAQEADQ from the coding sequence ATGGCAAAAATAAAGCTGACAAAAAATGAGCTTAAGGTACAAAAAGATGCGTTGAAAATGTTTCAACGATACCTTCCGACTCTTATGCTCAAAAAGCAGCAGCTTCAGACAGAGATCCGCACAATAGACGCTAAAGCCAGAGAAGTACGTGCAGCCAGAGTTAAACTTGAAAAAGAGTTTGACCAGTGGATTGCAGTATTTGGGGAAAGGGAAGCATTTAAACCCGACATGGTCACCGTAAAAAACATAAAAAAAAGCATCGGAAATATTGCCGGCGTAAATATTCCGATTTATGAAGGTGCCGATTTCGGAAGAGGAGACTACGATTTGTTTGAAACTCCTCTTTGGATCGATATGGCGGCAGACCGAATGGAAAAAGCGTTGTCTTTAGATCTGGAAGCAGATGTTCTTGATGAACAAGTTCGCCTGCTCGCTAAAGAACTTAGAACAACTACACAGCGTGTAAACTTGTTCGAAAAAGTAAAGATTCCTGAGACAAAAGCGAATATAAAGAAAATCACTGTTTATCTCGGCGATGAACAGGTTGCTGCGGTAGTTAGAAGCAAAATCTCTAAAAAGAAATTGCAAGCTAAAAGCGATGAAGCACAGGAGGCTGATCAATGA
- a CDS encoding V-type ATP synthase subunit B, which produces MNKVYSKIESIVGSVITVKADNVAYGELAEIETRFGKSLAEVNKIDGDVVSLQVFAGGRGISTGDHIKFLGHQMEVSFSDDLLGRIFNGSAHPRDKGPALADSLVTIGGPSVNPTKRIMARRMIRTGIPMIDMFNTLVVSQKLPIFSISGEPYNQLLARIAMQAEVDVIVLGGMGLKYDDYLYFKKTLENGGALSKTVMFMHTAADPTVECQKIPDLSLAVAEQFALKGKDVLVLLTDMTNYADSMKEIAITQEQVPSNRGYPGDLYSQLAARYEKAVDFADAGSVTILAVTTMPGDDVTHPVPDNTGYITEGQYYLKGGRIEPFGSLSRLKQNVNGSTRPDHRALMDGMIRLYSSYKDTLEKKSMGFNMSRWDEKLLNYGKKFENNMMDLSKNISLEDALDLGWKILAECFDSEETGLKSSLIEQYWPK; this is translated from the coding sequence ATGAACAAAGTATACAGTAAAATTGAATCCATCGTTGGTAGTGTAATTACAGTAAAAGCTGATAATGTTGCATACGGAGAACTCGCCGAAATAGAGACTCGTTTTGGAAAATCTCTTGCCGAAGTAAACAAAATCGACGGCGATGTAGTCAGTTTGCAGGTTTTTGCCGGAGGACGCGGTATTTCTACCGGTGACCACATTAAATTTCTTGGACATCAGATGGAAGTTTCTTTTTCTGATGATTTGCTTGGACGTATTTTCAACGGGTCTGCTCATCCTCGCGACAAGGGACCTGCTCTTGCAGATTCTCTTGTAACAATCGGTGGACCTTCTGTAAACCCTACAAAACGTATCATGGCACGCCGAATGATCCGTACAGGTATTCCAATGATCGATATGTTCAATACTCTTGTCGTATCTCAAAAACTTCCGATATTCTCTATCTCAGGAGAACCTTACAACCAGCTTTTAGCTCGAATTGCTATGCAGGCAGAGGTTGACGTAATCGTTCTTGGCGGCATGGGACTTAAATATGACGATTACCTTTATTTCAAGAAAACACTTGAGAATGGAGGTGCTCTTTCAAAAACTGTAATGTTTATGCATACAGCCGCAGATCCAACTGTAGAATGTCAAAAGATTCCAGACCTTTCTCTTGCGGTCGCTGAGCAGTTTGCCCTTAAAGGAAAAGATGTTCTTGTGCTCCTCACAGATATGACAAACTATGCCGACTCTATGAAAGAAATCGCTATCACGCAGGAACAAGTTCCTTCAAACCGAGGATATCCTGGAGACTTGTATTCTCAGCTCGCCGCTCGTTATGAAAAAGCAGTAGACTTTGCTGACGCAGGTTCTGTAACAATTCTCGCCGTTACGACAATGCCTGGTGATGACGTAACACACCCAGTCCCAGACAACACAGGCTACATCACAGAAGGGCAGTATTATCTTAAAGGTGGACGTATTGAGCCGTTCGGTTCTTTGTCTCGTCTAAAGCAGAATGTAAACGGTTCTACACGCCCTGACCACCGCGCTTTGATGGACGGTATGATTCGACTTTATTCTTCTTATAAAGATACCCTTGAAAAAAAATCAATGGGTTTCAATATGAGCAGATGGGATGAAAAACTTTTGAATTACGGTAAAAAATTCGAAAACAATATGATGGATCTGTCAAAGAATATCTCCCTCGAAGATGCTCTTGATCTAGGATGGAAAATTCTTGCAGAATGTTTTGATTCGGAAGAAACCGGATTAAAATCTTCTCTTATAGAACAGTATTGGCCAAAATAA
- a CDS encoding DUF2764 family protein, with protein MAYYYLVSQLPNISSSEGKTALPLNTQSFCELACRFVSDSEKAIINSLSLVPPRKRVATGSAFLDTWYEKERNLRFALAQIRAQKLKKDSLPLPSGCTADIISAARTAVGMNSPLSAEQFLYDYRLNLLDDLRPLDAFSIDSVYAYGLRLMLIERMRKFEVENGKTSYHKIYDTILDGDK; from the coding sequence GTGGCTTATTATTATTTGGTTTCACAGTTACCGAATATCTCATCTTCAGAAGGAAAAACCGCATTGCCTTTGAACACACAATCTTTTTGTGAATTGGCGTGCCGCTTTGTTTCTGACAGCGAAAAAGCTATTATTAATTCACTCTCACTCGTTCCTCCTAGGAAAAGAGTTGCTACAGGTTCTGCTTTTTTAGATACTTGGTACGAAAAAGAAAGAAACTTACGATTTGCACTTGCGCAAATTCGTGCACAAAAATTAAAAAAAGACAGTTTGCCGTTGCCTTCGGGTTGCACAGCAGATATTATTTCAGCAGCAAGAACCGCTGTTGGAATGAACAGTCCTTTGAGTGCGGAACAGTTTCTTTACGATTATAGATTAAACTTGCTTGATGATTTGCGCCCTTTGGACGCTTTTTCCATTGACTCGGTATATGCTTATGGCTTAAGACTTATGCTGATTGAGCGTATGCGCAAGTTTGAAGTTGAAAACGGAAAGACATCTTATCATAAGATTTACGATACAATTTTGGATGGAGATAAATAA
- a CDS encoding V-type ATP synthase subunit K (produces ATP from ADP in the presence of a proton gradient across the membrane; the K subunit is a nonenzymatic component which binds the dimeric form by interacting with the G and E subunits): MDFFGMLGAAICMGIAAIGSAIGIGIAGQGAIGAWKRCYVNNKPAPFILTVFAGAPLTQTIYGFLLMNIKLKTLGAENPGMALGLGLASGLAMCFSAIAQGKAGAAGSDALGDTGKGFAQYIMVVGLCESVALFAMVFSMIA; the protein is encoded by the coding sequence ATGGATTTTTTTGGTATGCTCGGAGCTGCTATTTGTATGGGTATTGCTGCAATAGGTTCAGCAATTGGTATTGGGATTGCCGGTCAAGGTGCAATCGGGGCTTGGAAACGCTGCTATGTTAATAACAAACCAGCTCCTTTCATTTTGACTGTATTTGCAGGTGCTCCTCTGACTCAGACAATTTACGGTTTTCTTTTGATGAATATTAAATTGAAAACTCTTGGTGCCGAAAATCCGGGTATGGCTCTTGGACTTGGTTTAGCTTCAGGTCTTGCAATGTGTTTCTCTGCTATTGCACAGGGAAAAGCCGGAGCTGCCGGTTCTGATGCCCTTGGAGACACAGGAAAAGGTTTTGCCCAGTACATCATGGTCGTTGGTCTTTGTGAATCTGTAGCATTGTTCGCTATGGTATTCTCTATGATAGCATAG
- a CDS encoding V-type ATP synthase subunit I, translating to MIEDMMKVSIVLLNKEKEDALKALRKVGVVHLEKIEGASEKLSAFKEYTNNTNVSEAILGEFNKSKKSKDTKAQKLSLSDEKVISLCSEIVAKADRKKQLLDEISANTTELDRFSKWGTVNLEDIKYLKEKGIQLKMYEIPTDKYHQIDANIHTILVNNDKKTVRFLIINGGEERPENLLPEAFEVPLPRLTTTDLEEDIKNNKAEIEKIESFYAENAKYIDAILKFRQALQSDIEFENVNSGISHESAGTESDLAWLGGFVPKADIENFKNECKKNHWALAMEDAERDDAEVPTKLKNNRLVSLVYPLTDFLGTVPGYNEFDISGWFLLFFTIFFGMIFGDGGYGLLVTVVSFILMLKNKAAKKPVSPLLGLVLLLGIATVIWGIVTCTWFGIPAKMLPSWLTNLSIPLVSSAYEDSLWIPFWVTKEGVGLTKDQNLQIFCFALALLQLSIAHVKATKRNISEKHVVKAFGDIGALMQLIGMLWIVLSMVVNSDVFLMTEPIENVPVGKIAISLIAVGFTLSFVFSNYEGSLVQSILASLKNIISVLLGVVNVFSDIVSYIRLWAVGLAGAAISSTVNTLAGPILGHLAMFALAIILLVFGHGLNMVLNLLSVIVHGVRLNTLEFSQHLGVSWSGKKYQPFSEK from the coding sequence ATGATTGAAGACATGATGAAAGTCTCTATTGTACTTCTCAACAAGGAAAAAGAGGATGCACTAAAAGCATTGCGCAAAGTCGGTGTAGTTCATCTTGAAAAAATTGAGGGTGCAAGCGAAAAACTTTCAGCATTCAAAGAATATACAAACAACACAAATGTTTCTGAAGCGATTTTAGGAGAATTCAATAAATCTAAAAAATCAAAAGATACGAAAGCTCAAAAACTTTCTTTATCCGATGAAAAAGTTATTTCTCTATGCTCTGAAATTGTTGCAAAAGCTGATAGAAAAAAGCAGCTTCTTGATGAAATTTCTGCAAACACAACAGAACTTGACCGCTTTTCAAAATGGGGTACTGTAAATCTTGAAGATATAAAATACCTTAAAGAAAAAGGCATTCAGCTTAAAATGTATGAAATTCCAACTGATAAATACCATCAGATTGATGCGAATATTCACACAATCCTTGTAAATAATGACAAGAAAACAGTTCGTTTTCTCATTATAAACGGTGGAGAAGAGCGTCCTGAAAATTTATTGCCAGAAGCTTTTGAAGTTCCTTTGCCACGTCTGACAACAACAGATTTGGAAGAAGATATAAAAAACAACAAAGCAGAAATTGAAAAAATTGAATCTTTCTATGCTGAAAACGCAAAGTATATCGATGCGATTTTGAAGTTCAGACAGGCGCTTCAATCGGATATTGAATTTGAGAATGTTAATTCGGGAATCAGCCACGAATCTGCAGGGACAGAAAGCGACCTCGCTTGGCTTGGCGGATTTGTTCCAAAAGCCGATATCGAAAATTTCAAAAATGAATGTAAAAAGAATCACTGGGCTTTGGCAATGGAAGATGCTGAAAGAGATGATGCTGAAGTTCCGACAAAACTTAAAAACAACAGACTTGTAAGCCTTGTTTATCCTCTTACCGATTTTCTCGGCACTGTTCCCGGATACAACGAATTTGATATTTCAGGCTGGTTTTTGTTATTCTTCACGATTTTCTTTGGAATGATTTTCGGTGACGGCGGGTACGGTCTTTTAGTTACAGTTGTCTCTTTTATTTTGATGTTAAAAAATAAAGCGGCAAAAAAGCCTGTATCCCCTTTGCTCGGTCTAGTGCTCTTGCTTGGTATTGCAACTGTAATATGGGGCATTGTCACTTGTACATGGTTTGGAATTCCTGCAAAAATGTTACCTTCATGGCTGACAAATCTTTCGATACCATTAGTCTCAAGCGCTTACGAAGATTCTCTGTGGATTCCTTTCTGGGTGACAAAAGAAGGAGTTGGATTGACAAAAGATCAGAATTTGCAGATTTTCTGCTTTGCTCTTGCGTTGCTCCAACTTTCAATTGCCCACGTAAAGGCTACAAAGCGAAATATTTCAGAAAAGCACGTGGTAAAAGCTTTTGGAGATATCGGTGCACTTATGCAGCTTATCGGTATGCTCTGGATTGTTCTTTCAATGGTCGTCAATTCTGATGTATTTTTGATGACTGAACCGATAGAAAACGTCCCGGTTGGCAAGATTGCAATTTCGTTAATCGCTGTAGGATTTACATTGAGTTTTGTTTTTTCAAATTATGAAGGAAGCTTGGTTCAATCAATTCTTGCGAGTTTGAAGAACATCATTTCAGTTTTGCTTGGAGTAGTAAACGTATTCTCTGATATCGTTTCTTACATCAGATTGTGGGCCGTAGGTTTGGCAGGTGCGGCGATTTCAAGCACAGTAAATACTTTGGCAGGCCCGATTTTGGGACACCTCGCAATGTTTGCACTGGCAATCATCCTGCTTGTATTTGGTCATGGATTAAACATGGTTTTGAACCTTTTGTCTGTAATTGTACACGGTGTCCGTTTGAACACTTTGGAATTCTCACAGCACTTAGGTGTATCTTGGTCTGGGAAAAAATACCAGCCGTTTAGTGAAAAATAA
- the ispG gene encoding flavodoxin-dependent (E)-4-hydroxy-3-methylbut-2-enyl-diphosphate synthase, which translates to MSIKIFLGGKGITNRISIGGDSPISLQTMWKEPINDISSDTQKLDSTLKQINDLQLLGCDIIRFAVPDIESAKSLSIIAERTSMPLVADIHFDYRLAIECLKGNVAAIRINPGNIGSFENTKKVVEACRENGVAIRIGINSGSLPKDLQEQIALGNMSRSQGLCETAVREAEVFDKLNFNQYVVSMKSSDVTETVECNEFYAEKYNNPLHLGVTEAGPLIGGIVKSTMAFQTLLNQGIGDTIRVSLSSSPENEVIAGLNILKECGKRKGGVKIISCPRCGRIGFDVHSFINRWQNKLLCMNKDISVAVMGCVVNGPGEGKHADIGIAGGNGKAIIFKKGKIVRTIDEKDADKVFEEELKSF; encoded by the coding sequence ATGTCAATAAAGATTTTTTTAGGCGGCAAGGGGATTACAAATCGAATTTCTATAGGTGGTGATTCTCCAATCTCTCTACAGACTATGTGGAAAGAGCCGATCAACGATATCTCTTCCGATACACAAAAACTAGATAGTACACTAAAACAGATAAATGATTTGCAACTTTTAGGCTGTGATATAATCCGTTTTGCCGTTCCCGATATTGAAAGTGCAAAATCTCTTTCCATCATTGCAGAAAGAACTTCGATGCCGCTTGTCGCAGATATCCATTTTGACTATAGGCTTGCCATTGAATGCCTAAAAGGAAACGTTGCTGCAATTAGAATCAATCCCGGCAATATAGGTTCTTTCGAAAATACAAAAAAGGTAGTTGAGGCTTGCCGCGAAAACGGAGTTGCCATTCGGATTGGAATCAATTCAGGAAGCCTCCCCAAAGATTTACAGGAACAGATTGCGCTTGGGAATATGAGCCGCTCACAAGGACTTTGCGAAACTGCTGTACGAGAAGCTGAAGTGTTTGACAAGCTGAATTTTAATCAATATGTCGTCAGCATGAAATCTAGCGATGTCACTGAAACTGTTGAATGCAACGAATTTTATGCTGAAAAATACAACAATCCGCTTCATCTTGGAGTTACAGAAGCAGGTCCTCTTATCGGCGGAATCGTAAAATCGACGATGGCATTTCAGACTCTTTTAAATCAAGGAATCGGTGATACGATTCGGGTAAGCCTTTCTTCAAGCCCAGAAAATGAAGTTATCGCTGGTTTGAACATTTTAAAAGAATGTGGCAAAAGAAAAGGCGGTGTAAAAATTATTAGCTGTCCGCGCTGCGGCCGAATTGGTTTTGATGTCCACAGTTTTATCAACAGATGGCAAAACAAACTTTTGTGCATGAATAAAGATATTTCAGTTGCCGTGATGGGTTGTGTTGTCAACGGGCCTGGAGAAGGTAAACATGCCGACATTGGAATTGCCGGCGGAAACGGTAAAGCAATTATTTTTAAAAAAGGCAAAATAGTGCGAACGATTGATGAAAAAGATGCCGATAAAGTATTCGAAGAAGAATTAAAATCTTTTTAG
- a CDS encoding glycosyltransferase, with protein sequence MKVAIVHYWLVTMRGGEKVLEELCKIYPEADIYTNVYNEKNISETIKKHKIYTTKVNKYPFAKKLYQKYMPFMPNALMELDLTSYDLIISSESGPAKGVCPNPNAFHLCYCHTPMRYLWDMYHQYFSKSNAIVKFFMKKMIPSLRQWDVMSSNLVDHFVANSSFVASRIKRYYNRESDVVFPPCNINKYINNPRNPKDFYLFFGQLVGYKRADIAIEACIKAGRKIVVIGDGKSKDARRYVRSGLVVFTGRVSDEKVAEFLSQAKALLFPGIEDFGIIPVEANSAGCPVIAYRKGGAIDSIKENVTGLFFDEQTTDSLVECIKKFEDNAKQFSDRESYTKHVRQFAPEEFIFKMKKLLDERKRI encoded by the coding sequence ATGAAAGTTGCAATTGTACATTACTGGCTCGTAACGATGCGCGGTGGTGAAAAAGTCCTTGAAGAACTCTGTAAAATTTATCCTGAAGCTGATATTTACACGAATGTCTATAACGAAAAAAATATTTCAGAGACGATAAAAAAACATAAAATATATACGACAAAAGTCAATAAATACCCTTTTGCAAAAAAATTATATCAAAAATATATGCCTTTTATGCCGAACGCTCTTATGGAGTTGGATTTAACTTCTTATGATTTAATTATTTCAAGTGAATCCGGCCCTGCAAAAGGAGTCTGCCCTAACCCAAACGCATTTCATCTGTGTTATTGCCATACCCCTATGCGTTATCTATGGGATATGTATCATCAATATTTTTCAAAATCAAACGCAATCGTAAAGTTTTTTATGAAAAAGATGATTCCGAGTTTGCGGCAGTGGGATGTTATGTCGAGCAATTTGGTAGATCATTTTGTTGCAAACTCTTCATTTGTCGCTTCCCGAATAAAGCGCTATTATAATCGAGAATCAGATGTCGTTTTTCCGCCTTGCAACATAAACAAATACATAAATAATCCTCGCAATCCAAAAGATTTTTACCTTTTTTTTGGACAACTAGTAGGATATAAACGTGCAGACATTGCGATTGAAGCCTGCATCAAAGCCGGACGAAAAATCGTAGTGATTGGAGATGGAAAATCAAAAGACGCTAGAAGATATGTCCGTTCAGGTCTCGTCGTTTTTACAGGACGAGTGAGCGATGAAAAAGTTGCCGAATTTTTAAGTCAGGCAAAAGCTCTTTTATTTCCGGGTATAGAAGACTTTGGAATTATTCCTGTAGAAGCAAACTCTGCCGGATGTCCTGTAATTGCATATCGTAAAGGCGGCGCAATAGATTCTATCAAAGAAAACGTCACCGGTTTATTTTTTGATGAACAGACAACAGACTCCTTAGTAGAATGTATTAAAAAATTCGAAGACAATGCAAAGCAGTTTTCAGATAGAGAATCATATACAAAACACGTCCGGCAGTTTGCTCCTGAAGAATTTATCTTCAAAATGAAAAAACTGCTCGATGAAAGAAAACGTATTTAG
- the wbaP gene encoding undecaprenyl-phosphate galactose phosphotransferase WbaP → MSLDEFTKYLRKNFPHRSSFISGFSLFLVDTLILSLCFVIGFFIANLISPSPLNFKSVINYFIFVPFILILYGVTGLYPGIMIPPTEEVQKFTACNFFGFTAILIALIFSDYVDIEEVKKFIIRDSYNRAIALAFFFSFFISIFLMPGVRQFSKILFSRYKWWGVPSIIYCTGNSADEVIDRMIAHKSLGYHPAAIIDSSATKNGEYKGIPVFPPSDDILKRIKAYNIKTAVICSYKGEIREIMYSYRYTISVALNQSTFTSTQQIKDIAGIIGFSSIHNLTFKFNLLIKRLMDICIIVFFSPIWIPVFIILAIITKLTSKGPVFYCHKRVGKNGKSISCLKFRSMCINSQEILKEILETDPVRRAEWEKDRKFTDDPRITKWGKFLRKTSLDELPQLLNIIAGQMSLTGPRPVTEPELVKYGSYKDYVLSVTPGLSGMWQISGRSDTSYEERIALDSYYIQNWSIWLDIWILIKTVYVVLLGKGAY, encoded by the coding sequence ATGTCGCTCGACGAGTTTACAAAATATTTACGAAAAAATTTTCCTCACAGAAGTTCTTTCATTTCGGGTTTTTCTTTATTTTTGGTTGACACTTTAATTCTCAGTTTGTGTTTTGTAATCGGTTTTTTTATAGCGAACCTCATTTCTCCTTCTCCTCTAAATTTCAAATCAGTAATAAACTATTTTATTTTTGTTCCGTTTATCTTGATTTTATATGGAGTTACAGGGCTTTATCCTGGAATTATGATTCCTCCAACTGAAGAAGTTCAAAAATTTACCGCATGCAATTTTTTCGGATTCACTGCAATTTTAATTGCACTTATTTTTTCTGATTATGTAGATATTGAAGAAGTAAAGAAATTTATTATTCGCGACAGCTATAACAGAGCCATAGCACTCGCATTTTTCTTTTCATTTTTCATCTCGATATTTCTCATGCCGGGAGTTCGCCAATTTTCAAAGATTCTATTCTCTCGTTACAAATGGTGGGGAGTTCCCTCGATCATCTACTGTACAGGAAACAGCGCTGATGAAGTTATAGACAGAATGATTGCGCACAAATCTTTAGGTTATCATCCCGCAGCAATAATTGATTCATCTGCAACAAAAAATGGAGAATACAAAGGGATTCCTGTTTTTCCGCCTTCTGATGATATCTTAAAGAGGATAAAGGCATATAACATAAAAACAGCAGTTATATGCAGCTATAAGGGAGAAATCAGAGAAATCATGTACTCTTACAGATATACGATTTCAGTTGCTCTCAATCAAAGCACATTTACGTCAACACAGCAGATAAAAGATATTGCAGGAATCATCGGTTTCTCTTCAATCCACAATTTGACTTTTAAATTTAATCTTTTAATCAAACGGCTTATGGATATCTGCATTATTGTCTTTTTCAGTCCAATATGGATTCCGGTTTTCATTATTCTTGCAATTATAACTAAACTCACTTCAAAAGGTCCTGTTTTCTACTGCCACAAACGAGTTGGAAAAAACGGAAAAAGCATCAGCTGTCTGAAATTCCGTTCAATGTGCATAAACTCGCAGGAAATACTCAAAGAGATTCTTGAAACAGATCCTGTCCGTCGTGCTGAATGGGAAAAAGACAGAAAATTTACAGATGATCCGCGCATAACAAAATGGGGCAAATTTTTAAGAAAGACAAGCCTTGATGAACTTCCACAGCTTTTGAATATCATTGCCGGACAGATGAGCCTTACAGGACCTCGTCCTGTGACTGAACCTGAACTTGTAAAATATGGCAGTTATAAAGATTATGTGCTTTCAGTTACGCCGGGACTGTCGGGGATGTGGCAGATTTCAGGACGGTCAGACACAAGTTACGAAGAGAGAATTGCGCTTGATTCTTACTATATCCAAAACTGGTCAATCTGGCTTGATATTTGGATTTTAATAAAAACTGTTTATGTAGTTCTGCTTGGCAAAGGTGCATACTGA
- a CDS encoding V-type ATP synthase subunit A: MTDTKAKVVGINGNMVTIEFDGSVSMNEVGYVNVDGKKLRGEVIRIRGNKAQMQIFEMTQGIKTGDTVELIGDLLCAELGPGLLGQTFDGLQNPLPLVAEKAGFFLERGVYIEPLSSEKKWEWTPTVKQGDKVLRGDSIGHVPEGPFTHKILVPFDLLGMYTVKSVSKEGSYTIKDTVAVVTDEKGKEHELKMSFKWPVKRAVDCYAERLAPTDPMVTQVRLIDTFYPVCKGGTYCIPGPFGAGKTVLQHTTSRNADVDIVIIAACGERAGEVVETIKEFPELKDPRTGRSLMERTIIICNTSSMPVASREASVYTSVTLAEYYRQMGLHVLLLADSTSRWAQALREMSGRLEEIPGEEAFPAYLESYIAAFYERAGIVKLRDGSTGSVTIGGTVSPAGGNFEEPVTQATLKVVGAFHGLSRERSDARKYPAIDPIISWSKYKSVLPENWVSYARNIFLSGVEVNQMMKVIGEDGTTTQDYIVYLKSEFLDAVYMQQNSFDEIDAAVSVERQKYTFAKVLTVLGSDFELSDKDTARNFFNQLRQKFIDWNYSKWKSDKFKENEKAVETHYESAKGKIRDEVAAMLKDGE, translated from the coding sequence ATGACGGATACAAAAGCAAAAGTAGTCGGCATCAACGGAAACATGGTCACTATCGAATTTGACGGCAGCGTTTCTATGAATGAAGTAGGCTACGTTAACGTAGACGGAAAAAAGCTCAGAGGTGAAGTGATCCGTATTCGCGGAAATAAAGCTCAGATGCAGATTTTCGAAATGACACAGGGAATTAAAACCGGTGATACTGTTGAATTAATAGGTGACCTTCTTTGTGCAGAATTAGGCCCCGGACTACTCGGTCAGACATTTGACGGTTTACAAAACCCACTTCCTCTCGTCGCTGAGAAGGCTGGATTTTTCCTTGAACGAGGCGTTTATATAGAACCTCTTTCATCAGAAAAAAAATGGGAATGGACTCCAACTGTAAAACAAGGAGATAAAGTTCTCCGCGGAGATTCAATCGGTCACGTACCTGAAGGTCCATTTACACATAAAATTTTAGTTCCTTTTGATCTGCTTGGAATGTATACAGTAAAATCAGTGTCAAAAGAAGGCAGCTATACAATCAAAGATACAGTTGCAGTTGTGACAGATGAAAAAGGCAAAGAACATGAACTAAAAATGTCATTTAAATGGCCTGTAAAACGTGCAGTCGACTGCTATGCAGAGAGGCTTGCTCCAACTGACCCGATGGTAACTCAAGTTCGTCTGATAGATACATTCTATCCTGTTTGCAAAGGTGGTACATATTGTATCCCAGGTCCATTTGGTGCCGGAAAAACAGTGCTTCAGCATACAACATCGCGAAATGCCGATGTTGATATCGTAATTATAGCGGCTTGCGGTGAACGTGCCGGTGAAGTTGTTGAGACAATCAAAGAGTTCCCTGAGCTTAAAGACCCGAGAACAGGACGCAGCTTGATGGAACGTACAATCATAATTTGTAATACATCATCTATGCCTGTTGCCTCCCGTGAAGCGTCTGTTTATACGTCAGTTACATTGGCTGAATATTATCGTCAGATGGGGTTGCATGTATTGCTGCTTGCCGACTCAACTTCTCGCTGGGCGCAGGCTCTGCGTGAAATGTCAGGACGTCTTGAAGAGATACCTGGAGAAGAAGCGTTCCCTGCTTACCTAGAATCTTATATCGCAGCGTTCTATGAACGTGCCGGCATCGTAAAACTCCGTGACGGTTCTACAGGCTCTGTAACAATCGGTGGTACAGTATCTCCTGCCGGCGGTAACTTTGAAGAACCAGTAACTCAAGCAACGCTTAAAGTTGTCGGCGCTTTCCACGGACTTTCGCGGGAACGCTCTGATGCACGTAAATATCCTGCAATCGACCCAATCATCTCGTGGTCAAAATATAAATCAGTGCTTCCTGAAAACTGGGTTTCTTATGCGCGCAATATATTCCTTTCCGGCGTTGAAGTCAACCAGATGATGAAAGTTATCGGAGAAGACGGTACGACAACTCAAGATTACATCGTATATCTCAAGAGCGAATTTCTTGATGCAGTTTACATGCAGCAAAACTCATTCGATGAGATAGATGCGGCAGTTAGCGTAGAACGCCAAAAATATACTTTTGCAAAAGTTCTTACAGTTTTAGGTTCCGATTTTGAACTTTCTGATAAAGATACAGCACGTAACTTCTTCAACCAGTTGCGTCAGAAATTTATAGACTGGAACTATTCTAAATGGAAGTCTGATAAATTTAAAGAAAATGAAAAAGCAGTTGAAACTCATTATGAATCGGCAAAAGGCAAGATTCGTGATGAAGTTGCAGCAATGCTCAAGGATGGTGAATGA